One window from the genome of Candidatus Chlorohelix allophototropha encodes:
- a CDS encoding glycosyltransferase family 4 protein, with amino-acid sequence MSAKLKLAFFSPINPVQSGISDYSEELLPYLARYADIDLYLDENLNPTNKTLLQQFKTYPVSKFRAQAGNYDTYLFHMGNSAAHAYIYRSLLEYGKKGVLVLHDYVLHHFLIGQYLNNGKAQEYIREMGRHYGTEGEATAREVIKGRLPEVLFRYPLCEPAIEAAQAVLVHSSYAQGLIKARFPEKLTGIARMGVPLPPLVEKKIARERLGLAQDEFILTSLGHLNPYKRLDSALWAFRAFSREYPQSRFVLVGSPSPNYNVMGMITALGLQGKVELTGYASGEKYANYLAAADVCINMRYPTAGETSASLLRIMGASRPVLVSRTGAFEELPDDTCVKVDVDEAEEELLLEYLRLLVRRSDLAAQLGFNARRHVALQARLSDAAHDYYLFLCRVLGRVADIEPEPPTAFDEKLQPLSSFTPVSQPVTKEVIADTLTPYSLLEEVAQAAAEVGIAEDDFALKKIAESL; translated from the coding sequence TTGAGCGCGAAACTCAAATTGGCGTTTTTTAGCCCGATAAACCCGGTGCAATCCGGTATAAGCGACTACAGCGAAGAACTTTTGCCCTATCTTGCCCGTTATGCTGATATTGATCTGTACCTTGATGAAAACCTAAACCCTACGAATAAGACCTTATTGCAACAGTTCAAGACATATCCCGTTTCAAAGTTTCGCGCTCAAGCGGGTAATTATGATACATATCTGTTTCACATGGGCAACAGCGCGGCGCATGCCTATATATATCGCAGCCTGCTTGAATACGGCAAAAAGGGCGTGCTGGTGTTGCATGATTACGTGCTACATCACTTCTTGATCGGTCAATACCTAAACAACGGCAAGGCGCAAGAATACATTCGCGAGATGGGTAGACACTACGGGACTGAAGGCGAAGCTACCGCGCGTGAGGTAATCAAGGGACGTTTGCCGGAAGTGCTGTTTCGTTACCCCCTGTGCGAACCGGCGATAGAAGCGGCGCAAGCGGTGTTGGTGCATAGTTCTTATGCGCAGGGGCTTATTAAAGCTAGATTCCCTGAAAAGCTCACAGGTATTGCGCGGATGGGCGTTCCGTTGCCCCCGCTGGTAGAGAAGAAAATAGCGCGAGAACGGCTTGGTTTAGCGCAGGATGAGTTTATTCTGACTTCATTGGGGCATCTAAACCCCTATAAGCGGTTGGATAGCGCTCTATGGGCTTTTCGTGCTTTCAGTAGGGAGTATCCCCAATCGCGCTTTGTGCTGGTCGGTAGCCCTTCGCCCAACTACAATGTAATGGGGATGATAACAGCGTTGGGGTTGCAGGGCAAAGTGGAGTTGACGGGCTACGCTAGTGGTGAGAAATATGCCAATTATTTAGCGGCGGCGGATGTGTGTATTAATATGCGTTACCCTACCGCTGGGGAAACCTCTGCTAGCCTTTTGCGTATAATGGGCGCGAGTCGCCCGGTTTTGGTGTCGCGGACGGGCGCATTTGAAGAACTGCCGGACGACACTTGCGTTAAGGTGGATGTGGACGAAGCCGAAGAAGAATTGCTTCTGGAATACCTGCGCTTGTTAGTGCGTCGCTCTGACCTTGCTGCCCAACTGGGCTTTAATGCCCGCCGTCATGTGGCATTACAGGCGCGTCTTTCGGATGCAGCGCATGATTATTATCTGTTTTTGTGTCGGGTGTTGGGGCGAGTAGCGGATATTGAGCCAGAACCACCCACCGCTTTCGATGAAAAGCTGCAACCGCTTTCGAGTTTTACGCCTGTTAGTCAGCCTGTTACAAAAGAGGTAATCGCGGACACACTAACACCCTATTCTTTGCTGGAGGAGGTGGCACAGGCTGCCGCCGAAGTGGGGATAGCAGAAGACGACTTTGCTCTGAAGAAAATAGCAGAAAGCCTTTAA
- a CDS encoding saccharopine dehydrogenase family protein produces MSGNRLVLFGASGYTGSLTAPVLAQHGFEVVLAGRDGVRLEAMRRLPGLEHCEIIVADPLQPKSLAALFENHPILLVNCVGPFTLYGEAVVKAALKAGVHYLDITGEQEYMARVINRYHALAQEKQVAIIPGCGVEYALGNWAATLAANGLEPLDTISVANAVALKGRGISSGSTLSLLEVLRKPGLAWQDYQTQIKLIASEGRSFRFPAPLGVRRALIAPFGENLTLPRHIKCNNVKTYMAVGSGTYWLSRISFLLLPFFGELIRVIVRPFVKKGGPDLQQREASRWSVVAEAVGRKGARRVALSGVDMYGLTAQIIAYCASQILSGEFPGKSGGVLGAAQAFEARAALDYLATNCGVKVEVE; encoded by the coding sequence ATGTCAGGAAATAGGCTAGTGCTTTTTGGGGCAAGCGGTTACACCGGCAGCCTTACTGCGCCTGTACTGGCTCAACACGGATTTGAAGTGGTGCTGGCGGGGCGCGACGGGGTAAGGCTGGAAGCAATGCGCCGTTTACCGGGTCTTGAGCATTGCGAAATTATCGTTGCCGATCCACTGCAACCCAAATCGCTTGCCGCTCTTTTTGAAAATCACCCTATCCTGCTGGTTAATTGCGTAGGTCCTTTCACGCTGTATGGAGAAGCGGTGGTTAAAGCCGCGCTTAAAGCGGGGGTGCATTATCTTGATATAACAGGCGAGCAGGAATATATGGCGCGGGTGATTAACCGTTACCATGCTCTAGCTCAGGAAAAACAGGTGGCGATAATTCCCGGTTGCGGGGTAGAGTATGCGCTAGGAAATTGGGCGGCGACCTTAGCGGCAAATGGGCTTGAGCCGCTGGATACAATATCAGTGGCAAATGCGGTCGCGCTTAAAGGTCGGGGCATCAGCAGCGGTTCGACTCTTTCGTTGCTGGAAGTGCTACGCAAACCGGGTTTGGCTTGGCAGGACTACCAGACTCAAATAAAGCTAATTGCTTCAGAAGGGCGGAGTTTTCGCTTTCCAGCACCGCTCGGAGTACGCCGCGCCCTTATCGCGCCTTTTGGCGAAAACCTGACCTTGCCAAGACATATAAAGTGTAACAATGTAAAAACCTATATGGCGGTCGGGAGCGGTACTTACTGGTTATCACGGATTAGCTTCTTATTACTCCCCTTTTTTGGTGAACTTATTAGGGTTATAGTCCGACCGTTTGTCAAAAAAGGTGGACCTGATTTACAGCAACGCGAGGCAAGTCGCTGGTCAGTAGTGGCAGAGGCAGTGGGACGCAAAGGGGCGCGCCGGGTAGCTTTGAGCGGTGTGGATATGTACGGACTAACTGCTCAGATTATTGCTTATTGCGCCTCCCAAATTCTTTCAGGTGAGTTTCCGGGCAAAAGCGGCGGGGTGTTAGGGGCAGCACAGGCTTTTGAAGCCCGCGCCGCGTTGGATTATCTGGCTACTAACTGCGGCGTAAAGGTAGAAGTAGAATAG